From Bradyrhizobium sp. 4:
ACCTCCGCCGAAATGGCCACCGCCGCCACCGCCATGTCCGCCGCGACCTTGCGCGAAGCTTGGCGTCGCCAACGGGAGAACCAGCGCCACGGCCGCAGCCGCGCTCAAGACTTTCAGACTTCTCATGATCAAAACTCCTTTTCCCGGAAGCAAACCCGATGAAAGGGCTGTAGTTCCTGGGATCACGGCGGTTTGCGTGCGAGGACAAGTTTTCATGGCGACGCTGTATCCGGCATGAACGGATCGCGTCCGATTTGCGGCAGAGTCAGTGTGCCCGGCGACCGCATCTGCAGCAGGGCACCGCCGCCCCCGCCGAACTGGACATTTCGCCGTCCGGATGGCATCAGGACCCGACGAAGCAGGGCCCTTGCCGCATGAAACAATTCTTCCTCAAGTTCTTCACCTGGTGGAATGGCCAGACGTTTGGCACCCAACTCTGGACCAGGCGCTATGGCGAGCTGGTCGGCCAGGACGAGCAGGGCAACCTCTATTATCGCACCCGCGGCGGGGCGATCGATCCGGCCCTCGGCTTCGAGCGGCGCTGGGTGGTCTATAACGGCTACGCCGAGGCCAGCCGTATCCCGCCGTCCTGGCACGGCTGGATGCATCACACCGTCGACGTGCCGCCGACGCAGGACAACTACCAGCCGCGCGAGTGGGAAAAGCCGCACCAGCCCAATCTCACGGGCACGGCCAACGCCTACCGTCCCTCGGGCTCGACGCTCGCCAGCGGCAAGCGACCCAAGGCGACCGGCGACTATCAGCCCTGGACGCCCAGCTAGGCTTCCGATTCCCGTCTCAACCCTTGTCGTTGGAGTGGATGCACCCGCATCCGCCTCGTTCTGCTGTGGACAGCGGGAACAGCGGGGATGAGTCCTGCGCGGGCATTGCAGCCACGCGGGCGATGCGGCTCAATGGTCGCATCTTACGGAGATGGGAGACCATCGCGTTCGGTTCGGGCAACAGTTCGCGACTGTCCCGAAATGCAGCGGCCGCCGACCAGGACTCGATCGGGAGATAGGCCCCCGGTTTGGAAGCTCCGAAATCGCCCGATGAAATGTGCAGCCGCCGTAAGACAGGAAAGGCCGCTCGGGAAACCGGGCGGCCTTTTTCTTTCATGGAGGCACAACTGGATGTCGCGTCCGTGCGCAGCACCGCTACGCGCTGCAGCGCGCCCGGGACACGAGAGCGGAGACTAGGTCATCCTTTCAGCCGCGCGCTTCACCGCCTCTAGCCGCCGCGCCTGACCCTGCGCGCCACGCTCTTTCAGCAACGCCAGCACCTCGGCGGGCGCGGTATCCGGCGAGCCTGCATTGAACGGCGGGGCCGGATTATATTCGAGCTGAAGCTGGATCGCTTCCGCGGTGGTGCGATCGACCATGATCGACACCAAGGTCAGCGCGAAATCGATTCCCGCGGTGACGCCGCCGCCGGTGATGCGGTTGCGGTCGACGCAGACGCGCGTCTTGGTCGGCGTCGCGCCGAACTGAGCGAGCATCTCCATCGCGCTCCAGTGCGTGGCGGCGCGGTAGCCCTTCAGGAGGCCGGCGGCGCCGAGCGCCAGCGATCCCGTGCAGACCGAGGTGACGTATTTGGCGCCCTCGGCCTGCCGGCGCAGGAAACCGAGCACCTCCTCGTCATTGAGCAGATCGTTGGTGCCGCCGCCGCCGGGCACGCAGATCACGTCGAGCTGCGGGCAGTCGGCGAACGTTGTGGTCGGCGTCAGCGTCAGCACGGAATCGCTCGGCACCGGCTCGATCCGTTTCCAGATCAAATGCAGTTTTGCGCCCGGCACGGAGGAGAACACCTGCAGGGGACCCGTAAAATCGAGCTGGGTGACGCGCGGAAACACCAGGAGACCGATCTGGAGCGGGGACGACATGAGAGCCTCCAATTTTGAGCTTGACGGACGCAGCCTCTCATGATGCCCTTCTGTCCAAAATGGCGTATTTCCCTCGCTTTCGGACATGACCATGATCGGCATCCTGATCTTCCCGGACTTCCAGTTGCTCGATGCGGCCGGCCCGATCTCGGTGTTCGAGATCGCGGCGCGCTGCACGGGCAAGACGACACCCGGGATCCGCGTGCTGGCGGTGAACGCGGGGCCCGTGCGCAGCTCGTCCGGCGTGGAGATGATGGCGCGCGACTTCAAGTCGGCGAATGCGATCACGACGCTGGTCGTGGCGGGAGGCGCGGGCGTGACGGATGCCGCGCGCTGCGAGGTCACGCGCGCCTTCGTGCAGCGGCTGGCGCGGCGCGGCGTGCGGGTCGCCAGCGTCTGCTCGGGCGCCTATGTGCTGGCGGAGGCGGGATTGCTCGACGGCCGTCGCGCCACCACCCATTGGGGACG
This genomic window contains:
- a CDS encoding DJ-1/PfpI family protein is translated as MSSPLQIGLLVFPRVTQLDFTGPLQVFSSVPGAKLHLIWKRIEPVPSDSVLTLTPTTTFADCPQLDVICVPGGGGTNDLLNDEEVLGFLRRQAEGAKYVTSVCTGSLALGAAGLLKGYRAATHWSAMEMLAQFGATPTKTRVCVDRNRITGGGVTAGIDFALTLVSIMVDRTTAEAIQLQLEYNPAPPFNAGSPDTAPAEVLALLKERGAQGQARRLEAVKRAAERMT
- a CDS encoding NADH:ubiquinone oxidoreductase subunit NDUFA12; the protein is MKQFFLKFFTWWNGQTFGTQLWTRRYGELVGQDEQGNLYYRTRGGAIDPALGFERRWVVYNGYAEASRIPPSWHGWMHHTVDVPPTQDNYQPREWEKPHQPNLTGTANAYRPSGSTLASGKRPKATGDYQPWTPS